Within Bifidobacterium dentium JCM 1195 = DSM 20436, the genomic segment CCACCTCCCAGGACGGCGTCTTTGCCTGCGGTGACGCCGGTCGTGGCCAGAGCCTCGTGGTGTGGGCCATTTCCGAGGGCCGTTCCTGCGCGGCCGCCGTGGATGAGTACCTCACCGGATCCACCGAGCTGCCGGCTCCGATCGTCGCATCCAAGCGACCGATGATGCTTCCGCGCTGAGTGACAGCACGGTAGAAGACGAACGTAATCGCACGTGAGACGGCCTTTTCCGAATCAACGGGAAGGGCCGTCTTGCCGTATCCGACTCCGAGCCGTTCAACATCGACCATTTCAATATCGACCATATGACGTGCTGCGTTCATGAAAAAGCGGCGGGCGTGCGGTAGAGTGGCATGCAGCAACACGTAACAAAGGAGTGCTTCAATGCCAAACCGTGCAGAACGTCGAGCCCAAGCCAAGCAGAATCGCAGGGGAGTGCCGCAACAGTATGACCAGACCCATGGCCGCGCACGTTCCGGAATGATTGACGAATACCAACTGCAGGAGAAGTCCCGTAGGTTGCAGGAGGGCACAGACGGGCCGTGGAAGCCGACCGGTGGCACGGTCGAAGTGACCGAAAACCTGCTGACGACCAACCCGGACTATACGAATCCGAAGATGTTCAAGGCTCCGCATTCCACCCGCCAGTGGTTCCGTGTGGCCAGCTGGGTGCTGATCGCGCTGTCGGCCATCGCCTTTTTCGTGATCATGTGGCTGCCGCAGCATCCGATGTGGCTCATCGCCACGGTTTCCGCGGTCTTCGCGGTAGGTGTGATCAGCCTGTTCTTCACTGCGGGCAATCCGCGGCACAATCCGAACCTTGATCAGAACGGGACCGCCGTCTGATGCGGAGTCGTTGCAGACGTCTCTGAACATTTGCAGATGATATTGAATACAACGCACGATTGTCATGACACGAATGCAACAATCGTGCGTTTCGCATTGTCTTGGCCTAAAGTGGAACACGGAACGACTATCTGACTCGAAGAGGAGAGTGCAGTTATGAAGGTTGACATCCTTTCCCGGGAATACCCACCGAAGGTGTACGGCGGCGCAGGCGTACATGCGGAAGAGCTTTCCAAGGTGCTGGCGGAACGTGTCGACGTGACCGTCCGTGCGTTCGACGGCCCGCGCGCCGAAGCCGATGTTCCCGCCATTCCCGGCGATGCCCCGAAAGGCTCGCTCACAGTCGTCGGCTATGACGTTCCGAAGGAATTGGAAGGCGCCAATGGCGCGCTGAAGACCTTCGGCGTTGACTTGCAGATCGCCAATGACGTCGATGCCGACATCATCCACGCCCACACCTGGTATGCATGCCTGGCCGGCTATCTCGCCAAGATGCTGCATGGCACGCCGCTGGTCATCACCGCGCATTCGCTTGAACCGTTCCGCCCGTGGAAGCGTGAACAGCTCGGCGGCGGCTACAACCTGAGCTCCTGGGCCGAAAAGGACGCCTACGAGCATGCCGACCGTGTGATCGCCGTGTCCGCGGGCATGCGTGAGGACATCCTCACCGCCTATCCGAACCTCGACCCGGACAAGGTGGTCGTGGTACACAATGGCATCACCATGAGTCAGTTCGAAACCCCCGCCGACGACGATCCGGGTTGGAAGGTGTTCGAGCGCTATGACATTGACCGGAACAAGCCGACCCTGCTGTTCGTCGGCCGTATCACTAGGCAGA encodes:
- a CDS encoding membrane protein encodes the protein MPNRAERRAQAKQNRRGVPQQYDQTHGRARSGMIDEYQLQEKSRRLQEGTDGPWKPTGGTVEVTENLLTTNPDYTNPKMFKAPHSTRQWFRVASWVLIALSAIAFFVIMWLPQHPMWLIATVSAVFAVGVISLFFTAGNPRHNPNLDQNGTAV
- the glgA gene encoding glycogen synthase, which gives rise to MKVDILSREYPPKVYGGAGVHAEELSKVLAERVDVTVRAFDGPRAEADVPAIPGDAPKGSLTVVGYDVPKELEGANGALKTFGVDLQIANDVDADIIHAHTWYACLAGYLAKMLHGTPLVITAHSLEPFRPWKREQLGGGYNLSSWAEKDAYEHADRVIAVSAGMREDILTAYPNLDPDKVVVVHNGITMSQFETPADDDPGWKVFERYDIDRNKPTLLFVGRITRQKGLPYLLQALHFVDPGIQIVLCAGAPDTPEIMEEVKTAFAKLDEERGNIIWIEEMLPKPELNALEHGCDAFICPSIYEPLGIVNLEAMACGLPVVASATGGIPEVVVDGETGYLVPVDQLHDGTGTPTNPDKFVHDMADAINRIMADPEKAKKMGQAGYERARDHFSWESIADKTVKVYEDVIAEQE